The DNA region TTACTATTTTGGAGAACGTCTCAATATTTTGTATAGGGACTGTTAAGTTGTTAATTGCtgttataataaatgtcttATGTACTATATGAAACATTGTGACTTTACTAAATTTAGACAATAAGTATTGCACATTATAAATGCTGTGCCATTCGAAATTTTCTATCAataggtataaaatataaatgaaaatatAAGTCCTGTTTATTGTTGACATTATGAGTAAGTACAATGTTGTGATGAAATATCACCTATCAAATATAcaattgttatacatatattatttattgtataatttaCCTCCTAGTTGTAGCTTTTCATCTAAATATAACACATTTTACAAAACAGTCATATTTTCTTACCCCCTTATAAAAAGTCACTGAACTGATGAGTGAACAattgttttgtccctttctcacaaCTATATGTATAAGTCATGACAGAAAAGgacaaaacatttttataagaGAGTAAGTCATTAGCTAGCAGATACATGAATGTGGCACAGAAGGATTCTAGTCTTCAAGTGAAATAACTCAATGTCTTTTCTGAAATTTGaacagaatagtacattacgatacaagtgcgaaaaaaggaagtacGAAACGAGTGGCTATAAATTAGAACACGACCGAATCGacacgacgtttttcagtacaggtgatccgaagtttcgacctgaccaataatgaaccacttctcgcactagtacgtaaaaaaagcaccatctgtactgaaaattgtaattacgatacacgtgcggaaaacaggaaattcgaaacgagtggcgataattaCGATGAATGCTCACTTCACACGTTAGACAATAAACAGTACATATGATCCTTTGAAGTTGCAACATTACATAGACAGAATACACAATACAGTGCTACTACTTTTACTCCATATGTACCGTAAAGCACATTATAGAATTATGAAGCACTAggcttatgcccgcggcttcgctcgcgttagaaagagacaaaaagaagcctatgttactctccattccttcaactatctccacttaaaaatcacgattcgtcgctccgttttgccgtgaaaggcggacaagcaaacagacacacacactttcccatttataatattagtatgaataacCCTTATAAATAGAATGACACTAATATTATACACGGTCCTTATGagaaaaccgaataattttaaccatGCGTTTCTTAGGCCGAAAGAAAAAAGTCATGTAAATTGAAAAGCAATTTTTGCCTTTTGgactgagtaacaataagatgtttttttttttaaattggcaataacaataactctgaaacttgcgaaatccagaaaagattatacattttagtcttaaaatgggatTAGGAATACGCTGTTCAaattattatgtttttctcgCGAACACCATGTATCGTGGCATAGGTAGTCTGCGCACAAACGGCAAGGATTTTATTGAAACCGCTCAATCCGCTCATATTACCTAAGAATATCTCGGAACTTTTAAAAagactatacataattaatttcgTTATCATATTTAAATCTCCATTGATAATACTGAATTAAATAATTGAGAGTGAatacttataattattcacaaagtatacagggtggcccattcaaatcggtcagtatgggaaagtctgaaactataagacatacgaagatttgttcttaggaaccatgtcaccgattttgataaaaataaaaactgcattcatacaattaaaaaaaaaagtgtacccagctggggaatcgaacccggttgttttgaaaaaataaacttacactatttctagacttatattgaccgggatatagaccgtgattacctttttgattttggcgagctcccgatatttcgacgcagttgcatgcatcatgatcacggaaaacaatGCAACAACTGCAaacatgcaactgcgtcgaaatatcgggagctcgacaaagatcaaaaaggtaatcacggtctatatcccggtcaatataagtctaatgaaaataaccgtgaatcattcaaaactcttacactatttctattcagatatcgtttgtgtaggtcttaagcagtaaatatctctaagaaacataatgtctaaaatgaacaaaatgcatttttttcacatactttaatttatcatagtaggtgttcaaagtgaccaccgtctttttcaatacaatattcaacacgtctaggtaacgatcttactattgcattttgtatcttcatgtggtgaatctgcgttaaagttgactctatggctacttttaggtcttcaatggtgttatagctatttttgtacactgttgtaaagatgaagtgaacttgctgaatattgtaacggtggtcactttgaacacctactatgataaattaaagtatgtgaaaaaaatgcattttattcattttagacattatgtttcttagagatatttactgcttaagacctacacaaacgatatctgaatagaaatagtgtaagtttattttttcaaaacaaccgggttcgattccccagctgggtacacttttttttaattgtatgaatgcagtttttctttttatcaaaatcggtgacatggttcctaagaacaaatcttcgtatgtcttacagtttcagactttctcatactgaccgatttgaatgggccaccctgtatacaaTCAccaaatcaatcaattattctTAAGACAATTCTATGTTGAGCCTCCTGAGACACATAAACACTAAAATGTATTATGTTGTGAGATTATAAAGTGTACACACTTTATAATCTCAAAACATAATACATTTTAGTTTCCAGGACAATTAaaaatcttcttcttcctcctacccttatcccacgttatgtggggtcggtacaacatgtctttctcttccattctcccctatctttcgtcatctcaacactcacatctttctttctcatgtccacaattaaaaataattaactgaTATGTATCAAAGTAACATGAAACAAGTACATACAAGTGTATACactttgtatcaaaatatgcaAAATTTAATTGAACCCTAAAACAATCTctctgaaacaaaaaaaaatcatgtgaGAAATTATTTCCTCTGCCTTATCAAGGCTTAACAGTAACTTGACGCCAAATGCCAAATGTTGCCTTATAATCTTTTATTTTGTACATatcgccatacgattaaataaataaacaggtCTAATAACTAACTGTACTGCTTCCATTAATTCCTATCACTATCAGGCTATTACAATCAATCCTCATACTAACCTGTTCAACATCATCTGTCAAACCCAAACAAGTACACAACAATATCTATAGCTTAACACCTTGGCAACAAAGAACCCGCCTCGtaggcactcgtgaactttgctgaAATGCCGGACAACCCGCGGGGCGGGTTCTCGCCATACAAGCGGAGGGTTATAGATAacgaccggtttctgacgtagtgcgccataAGCTAGCAGATATATATCGCGAACCACGTTCGACATGTTGCCACGGGCGACAAAGCATAGAACATGGAAAGTACATAGAACGAGGTTTGAGATAAGTCCGGAGATTTATTAGAGTCTACACATTTTGATCAAGTGTTTAGAATACACTTGAATGACTTACGAACACTTCTTTTGCGTTTAAgctaccatccacactcataagacgcatgtcttgcgacgcgcaacggacgtctccgctacgccgcctgaatgtaattcaaaaaacgtctcctcactacattttgtataggaaggacgtaagactgAGACtgatgtactgaggagacgttttttgaattacattcaggcggcgtggcggagacgtccgttgcgcgccgcgagacacgcgacgcctaagtggggacgctgcctaacCTGGCGTTCAAACGGCTGGCGATCTTTATCACTTATCACAATCAAACCACCATCAAATAATCCTGTTCTGTTCATTCCACACCCTAACCAACTCACTATGATCACTGAATCCATGGGAAGCTATCACTTCACTATAATCCTCTTTACTATATTTCttcttgtaaaaataaaaatgtggaCAATGAGTCGGTTGTATTCCAACCTTTTTCGCTACTATACCCAAATATATATCATCAAATCTGAAATGCTTTACATATAAACTACCTatgtacattattttaaaaGCCTTATTAGACAATACATAAGCGCCTGCTGTTACGTAAGGCGGCCACCGGTTCCAAGGGTATTCGTCTATAGATACTCTCCATTTACTAGTTATATATCTCTGTGGCGCCGATTTGAACACGTAACCGGCGAAAAGCAGTCTATCTCTTTCTGTTTCATAAAAAGTCGTGCTCCCAGTAGGAGGTTGCTCTGATACATAGTTCAAAAGATTGCTAACTGATATATACATATCATCATCTGTGAATAGATAATAGTCAGCCGTAGAGCAATGTTCATACGCCCAGCGAAAAGACATCATAGTCTTAATAGTATtgttataataattatcattGAAATCTATCTGTATAATGTCCTTATGTTCGTCTATTTCTTTTTCTATCATCTTCTGCGTTTGCGATTTCATGTCATTTATTCCTAGAAAGAAGAGTATTTTGACTATGCGTCCTGGTAGATAGTTCTCTTGGCCATAAGTCTGCCTTATAGCTTTTCTGTGTTGGAAATGATTCATAGCAGATTTTACTAATATGAACAAGTCAAGTTTCTCTACAGCGTTACATTTGACAGAGTTACTGAGGAATCTGTATGGGTAAATATTTATAGGAGTTATACTAGGTTTGTTACCGTTAAATATGTCGACAACAATGGGTCGGATGTCCGTGTTGAGTGGGTAGTCAAATTCACTGTCAAAATCCCTCGAGAACACATAGTCGCTAACACCACAGAAGTAGTATAGGAACACTAGCACACACACAGTGGCCACGTAGAGATTTCTCCTCCTTTTCATTTTGGTTTAATGTTCATTGACGTCATCTGGAACAGAGACAGTCTTTATTAACGTCGACATGTAAAATATCCATAAACAACGCctctgtattttttataaagtgCAATGGAAGCCTAACTTGATATGCGGCTCTTATCAACCGCAACCGCATAATGCACCACGAGTACAAATATTTGTTTGTTTCAATTACTCTACTCCAGAGACCGGTTATAAATACAGATTGTCATCCTTGTGCGGCTGAACATGGTtgacaatttaataattataacgcAGTGAATGCAACATTACTACGGTAAATTTGATTTTCTTGGCTAGAGGTGTAAGGCGAAAGGTGAAACTggtgtagaaatattacagaacagaaaatatatgtaattttaAAGATATAAGAAAATATCGAAAATGGCGCTAGTACCCTACGCCTTAAAGATTTTTCCTCGAATTCACACAGTAGACCACCAAAATCTGTCTTCATGCAGTGAGCGAGTTGaagatcgtcactacttttaaaaaatcttgtatctcacgctgttcctcaaagttaaaacgcagtaagtctatatgcattccatacatacttactacaattttcttttcattgacagacgaagatacaagtttttttaatagTAGTGACGAGATTGCTCTTCTTTGCGTTACGTTGGCCTTTCCTCCACTTTGTGCTGTGCCGCAGGTAGGCAGATAGACTACCCGACCTTATACCACTACAACAATTAAAAAGTGCGTTATATTTCGCCGCGAGATACTGCTGCGCCAATTATGTGCTAGCTGCCCAGCAGTCCTCTCGTGTGAGCTCAAGCAGCaaaagcacggtcgcgtgataaacgacaTAACGTAAGGCAGTCCTTTTCGCACTGTTTGTatgtgcgatagggacgcaccgatgcgataaagtttatccaactataGTGTGctgtgtgctacgcccgcaggaaGTGaagattttataatttataccaATTAGTGTGTGTCGTAAATAAGGTAATTATTTAAAGCGCGCCGTCCTTTCATGCCATAGAATGCGATTACAGAATGTAAGGAACATGACAATGCACTAACCGCTGTGTTTGTCGCTTATAACAATATACGGTCAACTATTTGATTTAAAACGCATTGCTGCGTCGGTCAGTTTCATTGGCCGATATAAAGTGTGCGAGGACGCCCCAGTCTAGTAAAACGAGTAGTGAATCGCATAATGGCATGCGTTTTGGAAATCTTCCGTAAACCTAGAAAACGGGTCATAAAGACAAATGAAaacaggcaggcaagcacgaTCGAGTAATCAATAAAtatcagtggcggagcgtcgatacaactcgattcccaacgggttccctaaaattatctagtatctgtagaagtccatacaaaacagatgccaaaaacccctccggctttaccaacgaaaattttcacgccccgc from Leguminivora glycinivorella isolate SPB_JAAS2020 chromosome 14, LegGlyc_1.1, whole genome shotgun sequence includes:
- the LOC125233276 gene encoding beta-1,3-galactosyltransferase brn-like isoform X1 codes for the protein MKRRRNLYVATVCVLVFLYYFCGVSDYVFSRDFDSEFDYPLNTDIRPIVVDIFNGNKPSITPINIYPYRFLSNSVKCNAVEKLDLFILVKSAMNHFQHRKAIRQTYGQENYLPGRIVKILFFLGINDMKSQTQKMIEKEIDEHKDIIQIDFNDNYYNNTIKTMMSFRWAYEHCSTADYYLFTDDDMYISVSNLLNYVSEQPPTGSTTFYETERDRLLFAGYVFKSAPQRYITSKWRVSIDEYPWNRWPPYVTAGAYVLSNKAFKIMYIGSLYVKHFRFDDIYLGIVAKKVGIQPTHCPHFYFYKKKYSKEDYSEVIASHGFSDHSELVRVWNEQNRII